From a single Alloactinosynnema sp. L-07 genomic region:
- a CDS encoding citrate synthase 2, whose product MHNAVQEKEQVPDQPDDGFRPGLEGVVAFRTEIAEPDRDGGALRYRGVDIEDLVGKVTFGNVWALLVDGRFGPGLPPAEPFPLPVHSGDVRVDVQAGLAMLAPIWGYQPLLDISDDEARDQLARASVMALSYVAQSARGIHQPAVPQKRIDECTSITERFMTRWRGEPDPKHVQAVDAYWVSGAEHGLNASTFTARVIASTGADVAASLSGAIGAMSGPLHGGAPARVLPMIEAVEKSGDARGFVKGILDRGERLMGFGHRVYRAEDPRARVLRRTCQELGAERYDVAVALEQAALAELRERRPDRAIETNVEFWAAVILDFAEVPPHMMPAMFTCARTAGWCAHIMEQKRTGRLVRPAAKYIGPAPRGPEEVEGWNEIAHL is encoded by the coding sequence ATGCACAACGCGGTGCAGGAAAAAGAGCAGGTACCGGACCAACCGGATGACGGGTTCCGCCCCGGTCTGGAAGGCGTCGTCGCTTTCCGCACCGAGATCGCCGAGCCCGATCGCGACGGCGGCGCGCTGCGCTACCGCGGCGTGGACATCGAGGACCTCGTCGGCAAGGTGACCTTCGGCAACGTCTGGGCGCTGCTGGTCGACGGCCGTTTCGGCCCCGGCCTGCCGCCCGCCGAGCCGTTCCCGCTGCCGGTGCACTCCGGTGACGTCCGGGTCGACGTCCAGGCGGGCCTGGCGATGCTCGCCCCGATCTGGGGCTACCAGCCCCTGCTCGACATCAGCGACGACGAGGCCCGCGACCAGCTGGCCCGCGCGTCGGTCATGGCGCTGTCCTACGTCGCCCAGTCCGCGCGCGGCATCCACCAGCCCGCCGTGCCGCAGAAGCGCATCGACGAGTGCACCTCGATCACCGAGCGCTTCATGACCCGCTGGCGCGGCGAGCCCGACCCCAAGCACGTCCAGGCGGTCGACGCCTACTGGGTCTCCGGCGCCGAGCACGGCCTCAACGCCTCCACCTTCACCGCCCGCGTCATCGCCTCCACCGGCGCCGACGTGGCGGCCTCGCTGTCGGGCGCCATCGGCGCGATGTCCGGCCCGCTGCACGGCGGCGCCCCCGCCCGCGTGCTGCCGATGATCGAGGCCGTGGAGAAGTCCGGCGACGCCCGCGGCTTCGTCAAGGGCATCCTCGACCGCGGCGAGCGCCTGATGGGCTTCGGCCACCGCGTCTACCGCGCCGAGGACCCGCGCGCCCGCGTGCTGCGCCGCACCTGCCAGGAACTCGGTGCCGAGCGCTACGACGTCGCGGTCGCGCTGGAGCAGGCCGCACTGGCCGAGCTGCGCGAGCGCCGCCCGGACCGCGCGATCGAGACCAACGTCGAGTTCTGGGCCGCGGTGATCCTCGACTTCGCCGAGGTCCCGCCGCACATGATGCCCGCGATGTTCACCTGCGCCAGGACGGCGGGCTGGTGCGCGCACATCATGGAGCAGAAGCGCACCGGCAGACTGGTCCGACCGGCCGCCAAGTACATCGGCCCGGCCCCGCGTGGGCCGGAAGAGGTCGAGGGCTGGAACGAGATCGCCCACCTCTGA
- a CDS encoding MBL fold metallo-hydrolase — MRVHHLNCGSMHPMGAKLLDGEPGYFRFAHMVCHVLLVETAEGLVLIDTGFGEADLASLPGTLPREFVHLVRPVADPSMSAIRQVEALGHKASDVRHILLTHMDLDHAGGLRDFPDATVHVYGPEHQVATAQATYRDRQRFRAAQWAHEPKWEIYPDADGEPWFGFESVRGLVGLSDDFLLVPLTGHTRGHVGIAVNAPDGWLLHAGDAFFHRGEVDPAELPVPPLLSMFETIMQADKKSRLANQARLRELVRDHGAEVTAFSAHDAVSLRRMTKTPA, encoded by the coding sequence GTGCGTGTGCACCACCTGAACTGCGGCTCGATGCACCCTATGGGCGCCAAGCTGCTCGACGGCGAGCCCGGCTACTTCCGCTTCGCCCACATGGTCTGCCATGTGCTTCTCGTGGAGACCGCCGAGGGGCTGGTGCTGATCGACACCGGCTTCGGTGAGGCCGACCTGGCGTCGCTGCCCGGTACCCTGCCGCGCGAGTTCGTCCACTTGGTGCGGCCGGTCGCCGACCCGTCGATGTCGGCCATCCGACAGGTGGAGGCATTGGGACACAAGGCTTCCGACGTCCGGCACATCCTGCTGACGCACATGGACCTCGACCACGCGGGCGGCCTGCGCGACTTCCCGGACGCGACGGTGCACGTCTACGGCCCGGAACACCAGGTCGCGACCGCCCAGGCGACCTACCGTGACCGCCAGCGCTTCCGCGCCGCGCAGTGGGCGCACGAGCCCAAGTGGGAGATCTACCCCGACGCCGACGGCGAACCCTGGTTCGGCTTCGAGTCCGTGCGCGGGCTGGTCGGGCTGTCCGACGACTTCCTGCTGGTGCCGCTGACGGGCCACACCCGCGGGCACGTCGGCATCGCGGTCAACGCCCCCGACGGCTGGCTCCTGCACGCGGGCGACGCCTTCTTCCACCGCGGTGAGGTCGACCCGGCCGAGTTGCCGGTGCCGCCGCTGCTATCGATGTTCGAGACGATCATGCAGGCGGACAAGAAGTCTCGACTGGCCAACCAGGCCCGGCTGCGGGAGCTGGTCCGCGACCACGGCGCCGAGGTGACGGCCTTCTCCGCTCACGACGCGGTGTCCCTGCGCCGGATGACCAAGACACCGGCCTGA
- a CDS encoding TetR/AcrR family transcriptional regulator, with the protein MGRRNDTRERTLRTAATLFRTQGYHGTGLNQVLAEGGLPKGSLYFHFPGGKEQLAAEAVTMAAAELCDWVRTTLAAAPDPAAGLDAVVDGLAEHLAASNFQRGCPIGTVAPDGGDVVRAACVTAFASWHTVTRDFLVQHGVPHPDALATTVLAALEGAQLLARTNRDTAPLYDVGATLRTLVRGL; encoded by the coding sequence ATGGGCCGTCGAAACGACACACGGGAACGAACGCTGCGGACCGCGGCGACGCTGTTCCGCACCCAGGGCTACCACGGCACGGGCCTCAACCAGGTCCTCGCCGAAGGCGGGCTCCCCAAGGGCTCGCTGTACTTCCACTTCCCCGGCGGCAAGGAGCAGCTCGCCGCCGAGGCCGTCACGATGGCCGCGGCCGAGCTGTGCGACTGGGTGCGCACGACCCTCGCCGCCGCGCCCGACCCGGCCGCCGGACTCGACGCGGTGGTCGACGGGCTGGCCGAACACCTCGCCGCGTCGAACTTCCAGCGTGGCTGTCCTATTGGAACGGTCGCTCCGGACGGCGGTGACGTCGTGCGCGCCGCGTGCGTCACGGCGTTCGCCTCCTGGCACACCGTCACCCGCGATTTCCTTGTCCAGCACGGCGTCCCCCACCCCGACGCGCTGGCCACGACCGTGCTGGCCGCGCTGGAAGGCGCTCAACTGCTGGCCAGAACCAACCGAGACACCGCGCCGCTGTACGACGTCGGCGCGACACTGCGAACCCTGGTGAGAGGACTCTGA
- a CDS encoding aldose 1-epimerase family protein has product MDYEIQYGGARASIAGTGATLRAFEVDGVPYLETFAAGARAPLGSGAVLLPWPNRTAGAQWDFHGEKQRLEVTEPARGNASHGLVRHAAWAPVEVAEATVALAVEIIDEPGWPFRFRATITYALDHRGLVVTHGVENLGERTMPFGVGAHPYPRPGRADLETCELTLAATSHLPLDPDKMTPAGPAAPAKLHRKPLRDLVLDDAFGDCAPGQDGLVRHTLAGPDGGVEVWADPVFRWVQVFTPAEFPGRPGRAVAIEPMTCPPDALNSGTDLLRVAPGGSWSASWGITPLGLAL; this is encoded by the coding sequence ATGGACTACGAGATCCAATACGGCGGCGCCCGCGCGTCGATCGCGGGGACCGGCGCGACGCTGCGGGCCTTCGAGGTCGACGGCGTGCCCTACCTGGAGACCTTCGCCGCGGGCGCCCGGGCGCCGCTGGGCTCCGGCGCGGTCCTGCTGCCCTGGCCGAACCGGACAGCGGGTGCCCAGTGGGACTTCCACGGCGAGAAGCAGCGCCTTGAGGTCACCGAGCCCGCCCGGGGCAACGCCAGTCACGGGCTGGTCCGGCACGCGGCGTGGGCGCCGGTCGAGGTCGCCGAGGCGACGGTCGCGCTGGCCGTCGAGATCATCGACGAGCCCGGCTGGCCCTTCCGCTTCCGCGCGACGATCACCTACGCGCTGGACCACCGCGGCCTCGTGGTCACCCACGGCGTCGAGAACCTGGGCGAGCGGACCATGCCCTTCGGCGTCGGAGCCCACCCGTATCCCCGCCCCGGCCGCGCGGACCTGGAGACCTGCGAGCTGACCCTGGCCGCCACCAGCCACCTCCCGCTCGACCCCGACAAGATGACCCCGGCCGGTCCCGCCGCCCCGGCGAAGCTGCACCGCAAACCTTTGCGCGACCTCGTCCTCGACGACGCCTTCGGCGACTGCGCCCCAGGTCAGGACGGCCTGGTCCGGCACACCCTGGCCGGACCGGACGGCGGCGTCGAGGTGTGGGCGGACCCGGTGTTCCGGTGGGTCCAGGTGTTCACCCCGGCCGAGTTCCCCGGCAGGCCGGGCCGGGCGGTCGCGATCGAGCCGATGACCTGCCCGCCCGACGCGCTCAACTCCGGCACGGACCTGCTGCGGGTCGCCCCCGGCGGATCATGGTCCGCATCCTGGGGCATCACGCCGCTAGGGTTGGCGTTGTGA
- a CDS encoding amidohydrolase, with amino-acid sequence MTIAVTGGYVVPIHGTPIEDGTVLIADGKIVAVGAAADVEVPDDAEIIDASGSWVLPGFVEAHAHVGVNEEGEGWAGQDTNEMTDPVTAKVRAIDGINPDDEGFRDALAGGVTTVVVKPGSGNVIGGHTVAVKAWGRTVDEMLLRDPVSMKSALGENPKRVYGEKKTMPSTRLGVAAVIREALTKAQDYKARKENAAEEGKPFDRDLTNEALVAVLDGDLPWCQHAHRADDIATAIRLADEFGYRLVINHGTEAHLLADLIAERDIPVVIGPLIVSRSKVEVRRRDFRNPGILARAGVRIAITTDAPVVPINFLVHQATFAVKEGLDAETALRSITVNPAEMLDLDDRVGALKPGLDADLVIWSGDPLDVMSRAMRVFIDGREVYRFDETTGVGVTENPFYREGN; translated from the coding sequence GTGACTATCGCGGTGACTGGCGGATACGTAGTTCCCATACACGGCACGCCCATCGAGGACGGGACAGTGCTGATCGCGGACGGCAAGATCGTCGCGGTCGGCGCGGCGGCCGACGTCGAGGTGCCCGACGACGCGGAGATCATCGACGCGTCCGGGTCGTGGGTGCTGCCCGGGTTCGTCGAGGCGCACGCGCACGTCGGCGTGAACGAGGAGGGCGAGGGCTGGGCCGGGCAGGACACCAACGAGATGACCGACCCGGTCACCGCGAAGGTCCGCGCCATCGACGGCATCAACCCCGACGACGAGGGCTTCCGCGACGCGCTCGCGGGCGGGGTCACCACTGTGGTGGTCAAACCCGGCTCGGGCAACGTGATCGGCGGGCACACCGTCGCGGTGAAGGCGTGGGGCCGGACCGTGGACGAGATGCTGCTGCGCGACCCGGTCAGCATGAAGAGCGCCCTCGGCGAGAACCCCAAGCGCGTCTACGGCGAGAAGAAGACCATGCCGTCGACCCGTCTCGGCGTCGCCGCGGTCATCCGCGAGGCGCTGACCAAGGCCCAGGACTACAAGGCGCGCAAGGAGAACGCGGCCGAGGAGGGCAAGCCGTTCGACCGCGACCTGACCAACGAGGCGCTGGTCGCGGTGCTCGACGGCGACCTGCCATGGTGCCAGCACGCCCACCGCGCCGACGACATCGCCACCGCCATCCGGCTGGCCGACGAGTTCGGCTACCGGCTGGTGATCAATCACGGCACCGAGGCGCACCTGCTGGCCGACCTGATCGCCGAGCGCGACATCCCGGTGGTCATCGGCCCGCTGATCGTCAGCCGCTCCAAGGTCGAGGTCCGCCGCCGCGACTTCCGCAACCCGGGCATCCTGGCGCGCGCGGGCGTGCGCATCGCGATCACCACCGACGCGCCGGTCGTGCCGATCAACTTTTTGGTCCACCAGGCCACTTTCGCGGTCAAGGAAGGCCTGGACGCCGAGACCGCGCTGCGCTCGATCACGGTCAACCCGGCCGAGATGCTCGACCTGGACGACCGGGTCGGCGCCCTCAAGCCCGGCCTCGACGCCGACCTCGTCATCTGGTCCGGCGATCCGCTGGACGTGATGAGCCGCGCGATGCGGGTGTTCATCGACGGCCGCGAGGTCTACCGCTTCGACGAGACCACCGGCGTCGGCGTCACCGAGAACCCGTTCTACCGCGAGGGAAACTAA
- a CDS encoding acyl-CoA dehydrogenase family protein: protein MPAERLLPTTEAEDLLKLTREIARDELAPLAAAYEEQERFPREQFKLLGRSGLLGLPYAEKWGGSALSYEVYLQVLEEIAAAWMSVGVGLSVHTMSCFALSEHGTDEQRDRFLPDMLGGELLGAYALSETHAGSDAAALSTRATRDGDQYVVNGTKAWITHAGHADFYTTMVRTSDNGGKGISCLLVDGETPGLSAAAPERKMGLTGSTTAQMIFDNARVDADRLLGVEGQGLKIALVALNSGRLGIAACAVGLAQAALDEAVAYAKQRTQFGSAIIEFQGVEFLLADMAAAVESARATYLEAARRRDRGLPFVRQASIAKLVATDAAMKVTTDAVQVLGGAGYTRDFPVERYMREAKVPQIFEGTNQIQRMVIARQLRNG, encoded by the coding sequence ATGCCCGCCGAGCGCCTGCTGCCGACCACCGAGGCGGAGGACCTGCTCAAGCTCACCCGCGAGATCGCGCGCGACGAACTCGCGCCGCTCGCCGCGGCGTACGAGGAGCAGGAGCGCTTCCCACGCGAGCAGTTCAAGCTGCTCGGCCGCAGCGGCCTGCTCGGCCTGCCCTACGCGGAGAAGTGGGGCGGCTCGGCCCTGTCGTACGAGGTCTACCTGCAGGTCCTCGAAGAGATCGCCGCGGCGTGGATGTCGGTCGGCGTCGGCCTGTCGGTGCACACCATGTCCTGCTTCGCGCTCTCCGAGCACGGCACCGACGAGCAGCGCGACCGGTTCCTGCCCGACATGCTCGGCGGCGAACTGCTCGGCGCGTACGCGCTTTCGGAGACCCACGCGGGCTCGGACGCGGCGGCGCTGTCGACCAGGGCGACCCGCGACGGCGACCAGTATGTAGTGAACGGCACCAAGGCGTGGATCACCCACGCGGGGCACGCGGACTTCTACACCACCATGGTCCGCACGTCAGATAACGGCGGCAAGGGCATCAGCTGCCTGCTCGTCGATGGGGAAACTCCGGGTCTCTCGGCCGCGGCACCCGAGCGCAAGATGGGCCTCACCGGCTCCACCACCGCCCAGATGATCTTCGACAACGCCAGGGTCGACGCCGACCGGCTCCTCGGCGTCGAAGGCCAGGGGCTCAAGATCGCCCTGGTGGCGCTGAACTCCGGCAGGCTCGGCATCGCCGCGTGCGCGGTCGGCCTGGCGCAGGCCGCGCTCGACGAGGCGGTCGCCTACGCCAAGCAGCGCACCCAGTTCGGCTCGGCCATCATCGAGTTCCAAGGTGTCGAGTTCCTGCTCGCCGACATGGCCGCCGCGGTCGAGTCGGCCCGCGCGACCTACCTGGAGGCCGCCCGCAGGCGCGACCGCGGACTGCCGTTCGTGCGCCAGGCGTCCATCGCGAAACTGGTGGCCACCGACGCCGCCATGAAGGTCACCACCGACGCGGTGCAGGTGCTCGGCGGCGCCGGTTACACCCGCGATTTCCCGGTCGAGCGGTACATGCGAGAGGCGAAGGTCCCTCAGATATTTGAGGGTACGAACCAGATCCAGCGTATGGTGATCGCCCGTCAGCTCCGCAACGGGTGA
- a CDS encoding TetR/AcrR family transcriptional regulator, translating into MTTARRAPTARQAALLEELLALFLRDGFAESTLDDFAARLHCSKSTLYALAPSKEQLARKVVGHFFRGATERIEKDVAAARDARDRIVRYLAGAGEEMSRATAAFVADVAAFPSTRRVYERNALAAAARIRAFIQEGVADGLFRDVHARLVGEMVGWIIEGIQTGVLGARAEVSDAEAFAGLADLLLRGLDPGRSGV; encoded by the coding sequence ATGACCACCGCCCGCCGCGCCCCGACGGCCCGTCAGGCGGCCCTGCTGGAGGAGCTGCTCGCGCTGTTCCTGCGCGACGGGTTCGCCGAGTCGACGCTGGACGACTTCGCCGCCCGCCTGCACTGCTCCAAGTCCACGCTCTACGCGCTGGCGCCGAGCAAGGAACAGTTGGCCCGCAAGGTCGTCGGCCACTTCTTCCGCGGCGCGACCGAGCGGATCGAGAAGGACGTCGCCGCCGCGCGCGACGCCAGGGACCGGATCGTGCGCTACCTGGCGGGCGCGGGCGAGGAGATGAGCCGGGCCACCGCCGCGTTCGTCGCCGACGTCGCCGCGTTCCCCTCGACCAGGCGGGTCTACGAGCGCAACGCGCTGGCCGCCGCCGCCCGCATCCGCGCCTTCATCCAGGAGGGCGTCGCCGACGGGCTGTTCCGGGACGTGCACGCCCGGCTGGTCGGGGAGATGGTCGGCTGGATCATCGAGGGCATCCAGACCGGCGTGCTCGGCGCCAGGGCCGAGGTATCCGACGCCGAGGCGTTCGCCGGGCTGGCGGATCTACTGCTGCGCGGCCTGGACCCAGGACGATCGGGTGTGTGA
- a CDS encoding citrate synthase, with protein MPDGTVAPTGTEQTATIAYPGGAHEMAVVPATEGTSGVDLGKLLAKTGLVTLDPGFVNTAACSSAITYIDGDAGILRYRGYPIEQLAEKSTFLEVSYLLIFGELPGAAELEEFTHKISRHTLLHEDLKRFFDGFPRDAHPMPVLSSAVSALSTFYQDSLNPFDPRHVEISTIRLLAKLPTIAAYAYKKSVGQPFLYPDNSLGLVQNFLRMTFGLPAENYEVDPDLVRALDLLFVLHADHEQNCSTSTVRLVGSSEANLFASVSAGINALFGPLHGGANSAVLEMLEGIRDGGDSVETFINKVKNKQDGVKLMGFGHRVYKNYDPRAAIIKKTADEILGKLGGDDSLLEIAQRLEEHALNDDYFVERKLYPNVDFYTGLIYRAMGFPTKFFTVLFALGRLPGWIAHWREMMNDPATKIGRPRQVYIGPTERDYKPVSER; from the coding sequence ATGCCCGACGGGACCGTAGCGCCCACCGGCACCGAGCAGACCGCCACCATCGCCTACCCGGGCGGCGCGCATGAGATGGCGGTCGTGCCCGCCACCGAGGGCACATCCGGTGTCGACCTAGGCAAGTTGCTGGCCAAGACCGGGCTGGTCACCCTGGACCCCGGTTTCGTCAACACAGCGGCGTGCTCGTCGGCGATCACCTACATCGACGGCGACGCGGGGATCCTGCGCTATCGCGGCTATCCGATCGAGCAGCTGGCCGAGAAGTCGACCTTCCTGGAGGTCAGCTACCTGCTGATCTTCGGTGAGCTGCCGGGGGCCGCCGAGCTGGAGGAGTTCACCCACAAGATCAGCAGGCACACCCTGCTGCACGAGGACCTCAAGCGCTTCTTCGACGGCTTCCCGCGCGACGCGCACCCGATGCCGGTGCTGTCCTCGGCGGTGTCGGCGCTGTCGACCTTCTACCAGGACAGCCTCAACCCGTTCGACCCCAGGCACGTCGAGATCTCCACGATCCGACTGCTCGCCAAGCTGCCGACGATCGCGGCCTACGCCTACAAGAAGTCCGTCGGCCAGCCGTTCCTCTACCCGGACAACTCCCTTGGCCTGGTGCAGAACTTCCTGCGCATGACCTTCGGGCTGCCCGCGGAGAACTACGAGGTCGACCCGGACCTGGTTCGCGCGCTCGACCTGCTGTTCGTGCTGCACGCCGACCACGAGCAGAACTGCTCGACCTCCACGGTGCGCCTGGTCGGCTCGTCGGAGGCCAACCTCTTCGCCAGCGTGTCCGCGGGCATCAACGCCCTGTTCGGCCCGCTGCACGGCGGCGCGAACAGCGCGGTGCTGGAGATGCTGGAAGGCATCCGCGACGGCGGCGACAGCGTCGAGACCTTCATCAACAAGGTGAAGAACAAGCAAGACGGCGTCAAGCTCATGGGCTTCGGCCACCGGGTCTACAAGAACTACGACCCGCGCGCGGCGATCATCAAGAAGACCGCCGACGAGATCCTCGGCAAGCTCGGCGGCGACGACTCGCTGCTGGAGATCGCCCAGCGGCTGGAGGAGCACGCGCTCAACGACGACTATTTCGTCGAGCGCAAGCTCTACCCGAACGTCGACTTCTACACCGGCCTGATCTACCGGGCCATGGGCTTCCCGACGAAGTTCTTCACCGTGCTGTTCGCCCTTGGCCGCCTGCCCGGCTGGATCGCCCACTGGCGCGAGATGATGAACGACCCGGCCACCAAGATCGGCCGCCCGCGCCAGGTCTACATCGGACCAACCGAGCGCGACTACAAGCCCGTCAGCGAACGGTAG
- a CDS encoding ABC transporter permease, which produces MTAFAAAPLDPARARRKPVSLRRTVWLIARRELNARLRTKSFLIGTAVSLAVLTAFVLMQSALFAGEPTSRVGLSGQATAITGQLQDQANSRGVAVRTVLIDDLGAGETMVADGELDVLVSGAPAALRVLVRETLDEDLRKALNAIVQEQVLRAQLAAVEDLDPDQVLDTVADATADVHALGPPDPSHDQRLAVALVIVAMLYMALLLYGTMVAHGVVEEKSSRVVEVLLATVRPWQLLLGKVVGLGLVGLAQFTVIGAVGLILATATDVLTITGAATSTLVWGIVWYLLGYLFYATVFASAGSLVSRQEETQSVLLPITMVLVLAFVLGFGLLSRAPSGTATTVLSLIPPFSPILIPGRIALDAVQGWEIALAAVLTLLSVAGLAWLGGRVYAGAALRTGARLKLREALQS; this is translated from the coding sequence GTGACCGCGTTCGCCGCCGCGCCACTGGACCCAGCGCGGGCGCGCCGCAAGCCGGTGAGCCTGCGGCGGACGGTGTGGCTGATCGCCCGGCGGGAACTCAACGCCCGGCTGCGCACCAAGTCGTTCCTCATCGGCACGGCGGTGTCCCTGGCCGTCCTCACCGCGTTCGTCCTCATGCAGAGCGCCCTGTTCGCCGGGGAGCCCACCAGCCGGGTCGGGCTGTCCGGCCAGGCCACCGCGATCACGGGCCAGTTGCAGGACCAGGCCAACTCCCGCGGCGTCGCGGTGCGCACCGTCTTGATCGACGACCTCGGCGCGGGCGAGACCATGGTGGCCGACGGCGAACTCGATGTGCTGGTCAGCGGCGCCCCCGCGGCGCTTCGGGTGCTGGTCCGCGAGACGCTCGACGAGGACCTGCGCAAGGCGCTCAACGCCATCGTCCAGGAACAGGTCCTGCGCGCCCAGCTCGCCGCGGTGGAGGACCTCGACCCCGACCAGGTCCTCGACACCGTGGCCGACGCCACCGCCGACGTGCACGCGCTCGGCCCGCCCGATCCCAGCCACGACCAGCGGCTCGCGGTGGCGCTGGTGATCGTCGCGATGCTCTATATGGCGTTGCTGCTCTACGGCACGATGGTCGCCCACGGCGTCGTGGAGGAGAAGTCCAGCCGGGTCGTGGAGGTCCTGCTGGCCACGGTCCGCCCGTGGCAGCTGCTGCTGGGCAAGGTCGTCGGCCTCGGCCTGGTCGGCCTGGCCCAGTTCACCGTGATCGGCGCGGTCGGCCTGATCCTGGCCACCGCCACCGACGTCCTCACCATCACCGGCGCCGCGACGAGCACGCTGGTCTGGGGAATCGTGTGGTACCTGCTCGGATACCTGTTCTACGCCACGGTCTTCGCCTCGGCGGGCTCGCTGGTGTCGCGGCAGGAGGAGACCCAGTCGGTCCTGCTGCCGATCACGATGGTGCTGGTCCTGGCCTTCGTCCTGGGTTTCGGCCTGCTCTCCCGCGCCCCGTCGGGCACGGCGACGACCGTGTTGTCACTGATCCCGCCGTTCTCCCCCATCCTGATCCCCGGCCGCATCGCACTCGACGCGGTCCAAGGCTGGGAGATCGCCCTGGCGGCCGTGCTCACCCTGCTGTCGGTGGCCGGACTGGCCTGGCTGGGCGGCCGGGTCTACGCGGGCGCCGCGCTGCGCACCGGCGCCCGCCTCAAGCTCCGGGAAGCCCTCCAGAGTTAG